One window of the Montipora foliosa isolate CH-2021 chromosome 4, ASM3666993v2, whole genome shotgun sequence genome contains the following:
- the LOC138001160 gene encoding uncharacterized protein — translation MLPVTGSDGIVVFESLVKVAKKTLKAVVGNAGLTDDELQTAIKEVEALMNSRPLTYEGADPRDKPVLTPNHFLVGKLGGQLAPQVTDDIGFNPRNRWRLIQNLVKVFWKRWREEFPSTLNTRKKWREVKDNLKVEDVVLVVDQNAPRGQWRLGRVEEVFPGQDGQVRVVQVSTKGQKLIRPIKRLCPLNVAGQAEYVT, via the coding sequence ATGCTGCCAGTGACGGGATCAGATGGAATTGTGGTGTTTGAATCGCTGGTTAAAGTAGCTAAGAAAACCCTGAAGGCTGTAGTTGGAAATGCAGGGCTGACAGACGACGAGCTGCAGACTGCTATCAAGGAAGTAGAAGCATTGATGAACTCGAGACCATTGACTTATGAAGGAGCTGACCCGCGAGATAAGCCAGTGTTGACGCCCAACCATTTCTTAGTTGGGAAACTAGGAGGACAACTAGCACCTCAAGTTACCGATGATATAGGGTTCAATCCCAGGAACCGTTGGAGACTGATTCAGAACCTGGTGAAGGTGTTCTGGAAGCGGTGGAGAGAAGAGTTTCCGTCAACTCTTAACACGCGAAAGAAATGGAGAGAGGTGAAAGACAACCTGAAAGTTGAGGATGTAGTGCTCGTTGTTGATCAGAATGCCCCACGCGGTCAGTGGCGTCTGGGTCGAGTGGAGGAAGTGTTCCCCGGTCAGGATGGACAGGTACGCGTCGTTCAAGTGAGCACAAAGGGACAGAAACTTATCCGTCCGATAAAGAGACTGTGCCCGTTAAACGTCGCTGGCCAGGCAGAGTACGTGACGTAG
- the LOC138001161 gene encoding uncharacterized protein, with the protein MLTSEHRWFSGHRFLYEHEDDWPRGKCVVHEERSDECLTQIVKPKMTFALEVSQPLINSQKYTSWNRLRRVTAWVRRFAGTLLARVKKQGKPLGVVTRSRLILTPGEIERSGKLWVKQAQEERFPEEIKDLTGGKEVKRQSHLKPLTPIVDELGVLRVGGRFDRAELPYDAAHPMFLPKKHHITQLIVAGVHNHCRHARVNHVLAQVRNRYWVIDGRQEVKNWNKECKACERRRAQPAVQIMAPLPKSRLGTTMRAFAKCCVDYAEPFTTKITRRVSAKR; encoded by the coding sequence ATGCTGACCAGTGAGCATCGCTGGTTTAGCGGACATCGGTTCCTGTACGAGCATGAAGATGACTGGCCCCGAGGAAAATGTGTAGTGCATGAAGAGCGTTCGGATGAATGTCTAACTCAGATAGTCAAACCGAAGATGACATTTGCGTTAGAAGTTTCACAACCGTTGATAAATTCACAAAAGTACACCAGCTGGAACCGACTTAGAAGAGTCACAGCGTGGGTGAGACGATTCGCCGGTACATTATTGGCCAGGGTGAAGAAACAAGGCAAACCTTTAGGCGTTGTCACCAGGAGCCGACTTATATTGACCCCAGGCGAAATAGAGAGATCTGGAAAACTGTGGGTGAAACAAGCACAGGAGGAAAGATTTCCTGAGGAGATAAAAGATTTGACTGGAGGTAAAGAAGTCAAAAGACAGAGCCACCTGAAACCTCTTACTCCTATTGTGGACGAGCTAGGCGTATTACGAGTCGGAGGGCGATTTGACCGCGCGGAGCTACCTTATGATGCAGCACACCCCATGTTCTTGCCAAAGAAACACCACATCACCCAATTGATTGTTGCAGGTGTCCACAACCATTGCCGACATGCGAGGGTCAATCACGTGCTGGCTCAGGTGCGAAATCGATACTGGGTCATAGATGGTCGGCAAGAGGTTAAGAATTGGAACAAAGAATGCAAGGCGTGTGAGAGAAGACGTGCGCAACCAGCAGTGCAGATAATGGCACCACTTCCAAAGTCGAGACTTGGGACAACAATGAGAGCGTTTGCAAAATGCTGTGTTGATTATGCTGAGCCATTTACAACCAAGATTACTCGAAGAGTTTCTGCTAAAAGATAA
- the LOC138001162 gene encoding uncharacterized protein: MAMQETWLLGLGWDDEFPSDLKKTCQEWFSHYQNFPESEFQGAIVPLKKNVADTSIHTMVDASLLAYATVSYVRHKYEDGEATVRFIAAKAKVAPTKAISVPRLELMAAVLGLRLARKVSELLETPFENCTL, translated from the coding sequence ATGGCTATGCAGGAGACGTGGTTACTGGGTTTAGGTTGGGATGATGAGTTTCCCAGTGATTTAAAGAAGACGTGCCAGGAGTGGTTCAGTCATTACCAGAACTTTCCGGAGTCCGAGTTCCAAGGTGCTATCGTGCCgctgaaaaaaaatgttgctgACACATCTATCCATACTATGGTAGACGCATCGTTGTTGGCTTATGCAACTGTAAGTTACGTGCGGCACAAATACGAAGATGGTGAGGCGACCGTGCGATTTATTGCAGCGAAAGCGAAGGTCGCACCTACAAAAGCGATATCGGTTCCGAGGTTAGAGCTCATGGCGGCAGTGTTGGGTCTTAGATTGGCAAGGAAGGTGTCAGAGCTGTTAGAGACACCCTTCGAGAATTGTACACTATGA
- the LOC138001163 gene encoding uncharacterized protein: protein MLPGPKLQQDVFGVLLRFRSNPVALVADLTEMFLQVTMAKQDRRYHRFLWRGLDFSKPPKVYEAMKLMFGDRASPYLAQYVVRQHAEDNRDDYPLAGAIILSQMYMDDIITSLETDNEAIKARDQLRELLGKAGFKIRRWCSNRPEVLRCSCGRSCSEC, encoded by the coding sequence ATGTTACCTGGACCAAAACTGCAGCAAGATGTCTTTGGCGTGCTACTGCGTTTCCGCAGTAATCCTGTAGCCCTGGTAGCAGATCTGACGGAGATGTTCTTACAAGTCACCATGGCAAAGCAAGACAGACGGTACCACCGCTTCCTGTGGAGAGGGCTAGACTTCTCGAAACCTCCCAAAGTTTATGAAGCAATGAAATTGATGTTTGGTGATCGTGCTTCACCTTACTTGGCCCAGTACGTTGTCCGACAACATGCAGAAGACAACAGAGATGACTACCCACTAGCAGGAGCCATAATCCTATCACAAATGTACATGGATGACATTATAACTTCATTGGAGACGGACAATGAAGCGATTAAAGCTCGAGACCAGCTTAGAGAGCTGCTTGGCAAGGCAGGCTTCAAGATACGGCGTTGGTGTAGTAACAGGCCAGAGGTGCTGAGATGTTCCTGTGGAAGATCGTGTAGCGAATGTTAA
- the LOC138001164 gene encoding uncharacterized protein, translated as MTAVDWSPNARKLDPLRDLEVRKPVEHVEVDVLIGSDYYKELLLPFEHRIGKPGEPVGVKTPLGWTIVGHFSETANACSIANCVYTFHTTFTPEMRADELMRKMWDEEVVGITNQNKPLTAEEVLAARKVAESRCYAEGRYEVAIPWKDDEPPLHCNRTTAEDRLYSLEKHLQRRPDVPEKYCQVMEANKAKCYVRK; from the coding sequence ATGACAGCAGTTGACTGGTCACCCAATGCGCGGAAACTAGACCCTCTTCGCGATCTAGAGGTCAGAAAACCAGTTGAACATGTGGAAGTTGATGTACTGattggaagtgattattatAAAGAACTCCTTCTACCATTTGAACATCGCATAGGAAAGCCGGGAGAGCCTGTAGGGGTAAAGACACCACTCGGATGGACAATTGTTGGACATTTCTCAGAAACAGCAAACGCGTGCAGTATTGCTAACTGTGTCTACACATTCCATACAACCTTTACTCCGGAAATGAGGGCCGATGAACTGATGCGGAAGATGTGGGATGAAGAAGTGGTAGGAATCACCAATCAAAATAAGCCCTTGACTGCAGAAGAGGTGCTTGCTGCGCGGAAGGTGGCAGAGTCAAGGTGTTATGCTGAGGGGCGTTATGAAGTGGCAATTCCGTGGAAGGATGATGAACCGCCGTTGCATTGCAACAGGACGACTGCCGAGGACCGGCTCTACTCTCTTGAGAAACACCTACAGAGGAGGCCAGACGTTCCTGAGAAATACTGCCAGGTGATGGAAGCAAATAAAGCCAAGTGTTACGTCCGGAAATGA